One window of Sphingobacteriales bacterium genomic DNA carries:
- the nusA gene encoding transcription termination/antitermination protein NusA encodes MAANSGLVISFSEFKDLKNIDRPTLMKVLEDVFKTLLRKKYGSDENFDIIVNTDKGDLEIWRKRIIVPDGEVSDINKEIVYSEAIKIESDFEVGEEVYDQINILDFGRRAILSARQTLMSRIVELQKDDLFKKYSEREGEIVNGEVYQVWKREILVLDDEENELILPQNEMIPREFYKKGDSIKALVKKVELRNGITPRIILSRTANKFLEKLLELEVPEIFDNVIVVKRVAREPGERAKVAVESNDDRIDPVGACVGMKGSRIHGIVRELRNENIDIINYTNNVRLFIQRALTPAKVVSIELDEGVKRASVYLKPDQVSLAIGKGGVNIKLASKLTGYEIDVYRDTEEEEEEYDIELDEFADEIDAWIIEELKKIGCDTARNVLEMSVEDLMRRADLEEETAKEVLKILRSEFEEDE; translated from the coding sequence ATGGCTGCAAACTCAGGTTTAGTTATTTCATTTTCGGAGTTTAAAGATCTAAAAAATATAGATCGTCCAACCTTAATGAAGGTGTTAGAAGATGTGTTTAAAACACTGCTAAGGAAAAAATATGGCTCTGATGAAAATTTTGATATAATTGTTAATACTGACAAGGGAGATTTGGAAATCTGGCGCAAACGAATTATTGTTCCGGATGGAGAAGTAAGCGATATTAACAAAGAAATCGTGTATTCAGAAGCCATTAAGATTGAAAGTGATTTTGAAGTTGGAGAAGAAGTTTATGACCAGATAAATATACTTGACTTTGGAAGAAGAGCTATTTTATCGGCCAGGCAAACTTTGATGTCTAGAATTGTGGAATTGCAAAAAGACGATTTATTTAAAAAGTATTCTGAACGTGAAGGAGAAATTGTAAACGGAGAAGTATATCAGGTTTGGAAACGGGAGATTTTAGTGCTTGATGATGAAGAAAATGAATTGATTCTTCCTCAAAACGAAATGATTCCGAGAGAGTTTTATAAAAAAGGAGATTCTATCAAAGCACTCGTTAAAAAGGTGGAATTGAGGAATGGTATTACTCCACGGATAATTTTGTCCCGAACAGCAAATAAATTTTTAGAAAAGCTACTCGAATTGGAAGTACCTGAAATTTTTGACAACGTTATTGTAGTTAAACGTGTTGCCAGAGAGCCAGGAGAAAGAGCAAAAGTTGCAGTTGAATCAAATGACGACAGAATAGATCCGGTAGGTGCATGTGTTGGTATGAAGGGTTCAAGAATTCATGGAATAGTGCGTGAACTTAGAAACGAAAACATTGACATTATTAATTATACAAATAATGTCAGACTTTTTATTCAAAGAGCACTAACACCCGCAAAAGTCGTTTCAATTGAACTTGATGAAGGAGTAAAGCGAGCCTCAGTTTATTTAAAACCTGATCAAGTTTCGTTAGCAATTGGAAAAGGTGGAGTAAATATCAAATTAGCAAGCAAGCTAACCGGATATGAAATAGACGTATATCGTGATACAGAAGAAGAAGAGGAAGAATACGATATCGAATTGGATGAATTTGCCGATGAAATTGATGCATGGATTATTGAAGAGCTGAAAAAAATAGGTTGTGACACAGCTCGCAATGTTCTGGAAATGAGTGTAGAAGATTTAATGCGTCGAGCAGATTTAGAGGAAGAAACTGCCAAAGAAGTTTTAAAAATTTTGAGATCAGAGTTTGAAGAGGATGAATAA
- the rplQ gene encoding 50S ribosomal protein L17, with protein sequence MRHGKKVNHLGRTSAHRKAMLSNMATSLIKHKRIKTTLAKAKALRTYVEPLLTKAKTNETHSRRVVFSYLQDKEAVGILFDEIAEKIATRPGGYTRILKTDFRLGDNAEMCIIELVDYNEHLLKKQAEASEAEGAKKRRTRRSTTKGKKEQSAVSAS encoded by the coding sequence ATGAGACACGGCAAAAAAGTAAATCATTTAGGAAGAACATCTGCTCATAGAAAAGCAATGTTATCTAATATGGCTACATCACTCATTAAGCATAAGAGAATTAAAACAACTTTGGCTAAAGCCAAGGCACTTCGGACATATGTTGAACCTTTGTTGACCAAAGCTAAAACAAATGAAACACATTCTCGTCGTGTAGTTTTCAGCTATTTACAAGACAAAGAAGCCGTTGGGATTTTGTTTGACGAAATAGCAGAAAAAATTGCTACTCGCCCCGGAGGATATACCCGTATTTTGAAAACTGATTTCAGATTAGGAGATAATGCCGAAATGTGTATTATTGAACTTGTAGATTATAATGAGCATTTATTGAAAAAACAAGCTGAAGCAAGTGAAGCTGAAGGAGCTAAAAAAAGGCGCACCCGAAGAAGCACAACCAAAGGTAAAAAAGAACAATCTGCAGTTAGTGCAAGTTAA